A DNA window from Castanea sativa cultivar Marrone di Chiusa Pesio chromosome 7, ASM4071231v1 contains the following coding sequences:
- the LOC142643589 gene encoding myb-related protein 308-like has translation MRKPCCDKEGTNKGAWSKQEDQKLIDYIRIHGEGCWRSLPKAAGLDRCGKSCRLRWINYLRPDIKRGNFGQDEEDLIIKLHALLGNRWSLIAGRLPGRTDNEVKNYWNSHIRRKLISMGIDPNNHRLNQIPPIAFSQPKCVSPAATSSHESMNNNESSKPLIKPFANTSTADRVSDTTSGVEDEISGSLDLNLDLTIAGPSASSLTLVQEKLQINSKSIVTKEVTISSEQVPTLVLFR, from the exons ATGAGAAAACCTTGCTGTGATAAGGAAGGCACAAACAAGGGTGCATGGTCTAAACAAGAAGACCAAAAGCTCATTGATTACATCCGAATCCACGGTGAAGGCTGTTGGCGTTCCCTTCCTAAGGCTGCAG GATTGGATCGTTGTGGCAAAAGTTGTAGGCTTAGATGGATAAACTATCTCAGGCCAGACATCAAACGTGGGAACTTTGGTCAAGATGAAGAGGACCTCATCATCAAGCTCCATGCCCTACTCGGCAATCG GTGGTCGCTCATAGCCGGAAGGTTACCAGGGCGGACAGACAATGAAGTAAAGAACTATTGGAATTCACACATCCGGAGAAAGCTAATAAGTATGGGAATTGATCCAAATAACCATAGGCTAAACCAGATTCCACCTATTGCTTTTTCTCAACCCAAGTGTGTTTCTCCAGCTGCAACATCTTCTCATGAGTCTATGAATAATAATGAGTCTTCTAAGCCTCTCATCAAACCCTTTGCCAATACTTCTACAGCTGATAGGGTATCTGACACAACAAGTGGTGTTGAAGATGAAATTTCTGGTTCTTTGGACTTGAATCTTGATCTCACAATTGCTGGTCCTTCAGCTTCTTCGCTTACACTTGTACAAGAGAAGCTACAAATTAATTCCAAGTCCATTGTCACAAAAGAAGTGACAATAAGTAGTGAACAAGTTCCTACCCTTGTTCTTTTTAGATAA